One Desulfonatronum sp. SC1 genomic window, CAGTCCCTGAATGCTGGTGCGGTGGGTTACATGGCCGCGATGCAGCCGCACCCCGGCGATGCGCATGGGCTCCACCAGCGTCACCCCCGGCAGGGCCGCCAGCTCGAACAGGACCCGCCGGGACGTGGGTTCGACAAAGGTGACCATCAGGTCGTCGCGTTGGGCCAGGCCGTACTGCACCTTGATCAGGTAGTCCACGGACCCTTCCTGAAACCGACCGACCATCAGGATGGCGCACGCCAGGCCGATGCCGGCCACGGACAGCAGGGTCTTGACCGGTCGACGTTCCATGTTCCGCAGGACCATGCGCGAGGTCTGGCCCAGCAGACGCCGCGCGCCCAGGCGTTCCACCAGGGCGGTGCGAAAAATCGGCGGCGGTTCCGGACGCATGGCCTCGGCCGGCGGCAGGCGCACGGCTCCGCGCAGGGCGAACAGCGCTCCGAACAGACCGGCGGCCAGGGTGACCAGGGCCCCCAGGGCGGCTACTCTCGGGGAAAGGTGGTAGTCCAGGTAAGGAAAGCGGAAAAAGGTGCGGTAAATCTCGGCCAACTGCTGTCCCAGCCAGCCACCGGCGGCCATGCCCAGCACCAGTCCCAGCAGAGAGATCAGCAGGACCATCTGGGCGTAGTGCGTTCCGATCCGCGCATTGGAGTAGCCAAAGGCCTTGAGAATGGCGATCTGCTCGCGCTGGGTGCTGATCAGCCGGGTGAAGACCACGTTCAGCAAAAAGGCGGCCACTCCCAGAAAGATGGTCGGAAACAAAGTGGCCATGGTGGCCAGCTGGTCCAACTCCACGGAAAGATAGCGATGGGAAAGCTGGTCCTCGCGGCCCACGGCCCCCTGCCCGCCGTAGGGCGCCAGCAGGAGGTCCAGATGTTCCAGCACGTCGCCGGTCCGGGCGTCGCGGGTCAGGGACAGGACCACGTCGTTGAAGGCCCCGTCCATGTCGTAGGCTGCTGCCAGGGCGGCGCGGTTCATCCAGAAGATGCCGTGCCGCTCGAAGTCCGGGAACAGGTCTCCAGGCTTGAGGTGGTAGATGAATTCCGGGGACAGGGCGATGCCCACGATGGTCAGTTCCTGACGTCGGCCGTTGATGATCGCGGCCAGGGAGTCGCCGGGCCGAAAGCCGTGGGCTTCGGCAAAGGCCTCGCCGATCACGGCTTCCCGGTCCCGGCCGGGCCGGGGCAGCCGCCCCTCGCGCAGATGCAGCCGGTTCAGCTCGGCGTTGCGCCCGTCGGGCAGGGAGAGAAACAGCCCGGTGGCCGGGTCATGGTAGTCGGGAATGTCCAGGTTGGCCCCGGCCAGAATGCGCGTCTCCACGGTCTGCACGCCGGGTATGGCCCGGATCTGCTCCTCCAGGGAGATCGGAGCGCGTTTCAGGGACGCGAAAACATGGCTGAACCGGTAGTCCCGGTAAAAGGCGTCCCTGGTCATGGTCAGGGATTCCAGGCTGGTCAGGGACATGATCAGCGTGGCCACCCCGCCGGCAATGACCACGGCGATGGCCAGGGCTTGGCCGCGCATCCCCCAGAGTTCACGGAGCAGCTTGCGGGTCAGGGAGCTCATTTTGGGGCTCACTTGGGGGCTCATGAGCGACTCACCAGGACAGCTCCCGAGGTGCTTTCTTGTCCCGGTTCACCACCACCGAGGCGATTTGCCCGTTGCTCAGGGAAATCACCCGGTCGGCCATCCGGGCGATGTCCGCGTTATGGGTGATCACCGCGGTGGTCGTGCCCAGGTCCTGGTTGGCCCGGTTCAGTGCCTCCAGCACGGCGATGCCGGTGGAAGAATCCAGGGCCCCGGTGGGTTCGTCGCAGAGCAGCACCTCGGGGCGCTTGGCAATGGCCCGGGCGATGGCCACCCGCTGCTGCTCGCCGCCGGAAAGCTGGGCCGGAAAATGATCCAGCCGCTCGGACAGCCCCACCAGGCTCAGGGCGTCCTCCGGAGTCATGGGGTCCGTGCTGATTTCCGTGACAATGGCCACGTTTTCCCGGGCCGTCAGGCTGGGGATCAAATTGTAGAACTGGAAAACGAAGCCTACGACCCGACGGCGAAACAGGGTCAGCTCCCGCTCCGTGGCCTGAACCAGATCCAGCCCCTGGCAACGGACCGTGCCACTGGAGGGCCGGTCCAATCCGCCCAGGATGTTCAGCAGCGTGGACTTGCCGCTCCCCGAAGGCCCCAGCAGAACCACGAATTCACCGCGGTACAAGTCCAGATCCACCCCACGCAAGGCAAAGACCTCCACCTCGCCCATGCGGTAAATCTTGGTCAGTGCTTCGGCGTGGAACACGACCCCGGCAGCTTCGGCAGCTTCCGAGGCTCTCGACTTTTCCGGCGTGTCAGTATGTTTCAAGGAGGACATGATCGCTCTCATGGTTCGTGGATGCCAAGGGAGGGCAAACCGGCGATTTTTTCACAACGCCGGACAAACTTGTTCTTGAGCCCAACATGTCGAAATCGAAATCGGAAAATATTGCGTCCCGTCTTCGTTTTTCGGCCATCTTGTTTGAAATAACGTTCAACTTCAATCCCGACTTCGATTACGATTACGGTATAGCCCACGCATCAACCAAGACAAATCAGACGTAAGCACATATCTCCCCTGGGCCAGTGGCTGGGCTGGTTTATCTTTGGCCTTGGATGGTGTAGCAGCGGGCTTTTTCCTGAATCCCGCCCAGAAACTGCGCTAAGTCATTTAGCCTCACGGACAAGGCATGAAAAGCCATCCGTGTTTCAGCTTCGAAGCGCTTGCGGGCGAATCTTTGAGGCCTCTTCCCCATGACGACCAAACCCGCCATATCCACGACCCCGGTCACCCTCCTGGACTACCGCAAGCGCATTTGCGAAGCCATGAACTACATCAACCAACATTTGGACAGGGATCTTCCCCTGGAAGAGATCGCCCGTTCAGCAGCGTTCTCCTCTTTTCATTTCCACCGCATCTTCACCATCCTCACAGGCGAAAGCGTGGCCGCCTTCACTCGACGACTACGCCTGGAGCGGGCCGCGAACAAACTTGAACAAGCGCCTCACCGCGGCATCACGGACATTGCCCTGGAATGCGGTTTTTCCAGTTCCCAGAACTTTGCCAAAGCCTTTCGCCAGCGCTTTGGCCTCAGTCCCTCCTCCTACAGAAAAAGCAAGCAGGGAAACACTTTCGGCAAGCAGGGAAACGCCTCTTCGCCCGACTCCCCTTATGCTGCGGGCATGTTGTTCACCGGAAGCCTTTTATTTCATAACCCCGCAAACGAGAAGGAGTTGATCATGGAAGGAAGCATTCAGGAAATGCCCGCGTACCGCGTGGCCTACGTCCGCAAGCTGGGCGCGTACGGACACGAAACCTGCGAAAAAGCATTCGGGGAACTGATGGCCTGGGCAGGGCCTCGCGGCTATTTGGAATCCGGAACCGTGCTCGGAGTTTACTGGGACAACCCGGAAGTCACGCCGCCGGACAAATGCCGCACGGACGCCTGCATCAGCCTGCCCGAAGGAACGGTACCCGACGGCGGCCCCGGTCTCCAAACCCTGCGCGGCGGCCCCTATGCGGTGTGCCGTTTTGAAATCGCGGACACCGACTTTCAAATGGCCTGGCAGGAAGCCTTCAACTGGTTCATGGAAAAAGGATACGCCTGCGACGACGGCCCTTGCTACGAACGATACCACAACAATCCGGGAGATCACCCCGAAGGCAAATGGATCGTGGACATCTGCATTCCACTGAAACCCGCCTGATTTCTCGAGTACCGGGCACAGAATCCCTACATTCCAACATAATCAAAGCCGGGGATGTCGCGTGGCGGCCCCCGGCTTTCATTTTGCCGCAAACCCCGCGCCGGATGCCCGGCGGCCATGCCGCATACCGTTTTTTCCGCGGTTCTTGACATGCGTCCGAAAAGCGCTAGTTTTCCCCCATCCCATGTTTTTCGGGGAATTGCCGCCATGCGAATCACACGTTTTCTCCACGCCTTCCACCTACCGCGACGGAACGCCCCCACGCCGCGAAGTATCCTCATGGATGCATCATTATGGTGCATGGCCAGGGCCTGAGAGCACCCGTAGCGTTCAGGCCCCTCCTCCCGGTATGTGATCCTCCTTCGCTCGGACATTTTTCACGATCCGAGCGCTTTTGTACGCAAAATTGACGACACGGGCCGCGAGCCGAGGTTTCGAAGCGCTCATATCGCTCAACCATGGAGTCGAGTCTTGCCGGTGCGCCCCAAACCGGGAATCCGGCCGTGACCCCGGCCACGCGCCAAATTTTGGAGTCATCATGACGCAGATTGTCAAACGTCCGGAAACCCTTCCGGAAATTCGACCACCCGAGGTCCGGCGGCTGGAACCGGTTCGGACCCAAACGGTCACCTTCGAAGGCCCCGGAGAAACCCTGCACCTGGAGTCCGGCCAGACTTTGCACCCCGTTACCGTGGCGTATGAAACCTATGGCCAACTGAACGACGCACGGGACAACGCCGTGCTGGTCTGCCACGCCTTGTCCGGGGACGCCCACGCGGCTGGGTATTACGGTCTGGAAAAGGATGAGAAGCCGGGCTGGTGGGACGTCCTGATCGGGCCGGGCAAGCCGCTGGACACGGACAAGTACTTCGTGATCTCCAGCAATTTCCTGGGCGGGTGCAAAGGCACCACCGGGCCGTCCAGCATCAATCCGGCCACGGGCAAGCCGTACGGGCTGGACTTCCCCTTTTATACGGTCAAGGACATGGTCCAGGTTCAACGTCGACTGCTCAAGTACCTGGGCGTGCCCCGGCTGCTGGCCGTGATCGGCGGATCCCTGGGCGGGATGCAGGTCTTGCAGTGGGCCATCAGCTTCCCGGAAATGGTTCGCGGAGCCATTCCCATCGCTACCACGGCCCGCCTCTCGCCCCAGGCCATCGCCTTCAACGAGGTGGCCCGACAAGCGATCATGAGCGACCCGGACTGGAACGGAGGTGACTACTCCCTGGACGCCCAGCCGGAACGAGGGCTGGGACTGGCCCGGATGATCGGACACATCACCTATCTTTCGGAGCAGGCCATGCTCCGCAAATTCTCCCGCCGCTACATCAACGGCCAGGGGCGTACCTTCTGCCTGACCAAGGACTTTCAGGTGGAAAGCTACCTGCACCATCAGGGGTCGAGCTTCGTGCGCCGCTTCGACGCCAATACCTATCTCTACATCACCCGGGCCATGGACTACTTCGACCTGGAGGCTGCCTACGGTCGTCTGTCCACGGCTTTTTCCGGCTGCCGCTGCCCGTTTTTGGTCGCCTCCTTCACCAGCGACTGGCTCTTTCCCCCGGAGCAGTCCCGGGAGCTGGTCCAGGCCCTGCGCCGGGTCGGCCTGGACGTGTCCTACTGCAATATCGAAAGCGACCAGGGCCATGACGCCTTCCTGCTGCCCGGCCATCGCATGGGCGACGTGGTGGCCGGTTTTCTGGAGCGCCTGACCAGGATGGCCGCGTCATGAACGCCCATCGCGTCACCCCCCAACAGGTGGATTGGAGCCGCAGCCGTCCCCGGGACCGGGCCCTGGACCGGTCCATCATCAGCCTGACGCCCCAGGGGGCCAGGGTTCTGGATCTGGGCTGCGGCAACGGGGATCTGCTGCTGCGTCTGAAAGCGGATCGGGAAGTGGAAGAACGCGGAGTGGAGCTGGAGCCGGGGGCCGTGGCCGAGTGTCTGAGCCGCGGCCTGTCCGTGATCCAGGCCGATCTGGAGGAAAGCTTGACTGACTTGCGGGAAGGGGCCTTCGACGTGGTGGTGCTCAACCAGGTGCTTCTTGCCACGGCCCGGCCGCTGCACCTGTTGACCGAAGCCCTGCGGGTGGGGCGGCGGGTCCTGGTCAGCTTCCCGAACTTCACCTACTGGCGGATACGCTCCCAGATCGTGTTCAAAGGCCGCCTGCCCGTGAACCCGACCCTGCCCTACCAATGGTACGACACCCCGAACATCCGCCTGGCCACGGTCAAGGACTTCCGGGCCCTATGCCAGGATAAGCGCTGGAAGGTGCACAAGGAACTGTTCGTCAACCTGGACCGCCAAGACCACCCCCGAACGGTCCGCTTCTGGCCGAACATGCGCGCCGCGCTGGCGCTCTTCGCGCTGGAGCGCGGCTGATCATCTAAGGACGTCCCGACTCGCCCAGCAACCGCCCGTCCGCGAGGCGCAAAATGCGCCCCGCATGCCGGGCGTTTTCCTCGCTGTGGGTGACCATGACGATGGTCCGGCCCTTGGCGTTGAGGCGGACGAGCAGGTCCATGACTTCGCCCCCGGTCTTGCTGTCCAGATTGCCGGTGGGTTCGTCGGCCAGGAGGATCGGCGGGTCGTTGACCACGGCCCGGGCAATGGCCACCCGCTCCTGTTCGCCGCCGGAAATCTCGCTGGGCAGCCGTCGGGCTTTCTTGTCCAACCCCATTTCGGCCAGGGCCGACAGGGCCCGCTCCTCCTTGCGCTTGCGGGGCTCGGAGATCACGGCCAGGGGGATCATCACGTTTTCCAGGACATTCAGATAGGGCAGCAGGTGGAAGCTCTGGAACACGAAGCCCAGGTACTCCCTGCGGAAGTCCGCCCGCTGATCCTGGTTCAGATCGTAGATGTTCAGGTCGTCCACGGTGAGGGTTCCGGACGTGGGGGTGTTCAGCGCGCCCAGGATGGACAGCAACGTGGACTTGCCCGAGCCGGACTGGCCCATGACCGCCACGAATTCGCCGGTGGCGATGCGCAGACCGACCTTGTCCAGGGCGGTCACGGCGGCCTCGCCCTGGCCGTATTGTTTGCTTAAATTAGTGGCGATAATGTCGCTCACGAAGTTTTCCTCATGCATTTTATGTAAAATCGCTTGAAATCGTTCATTTTCAACAGAGCATATTCACAAGCAGTTCAAAAACCACGATGGCAAGGCGCAAAAAGCAATCAGGACCGAAGCGTATTGCTTCATACGTGAGGGGTTGATCGCTTTGGGCAACGCAGCCAGCGGGAATTTTTCAGCAGCTTGCTACATCGCCCTCAAGGCCTCGTTGGGATCCATGCGCGAGGCCATCAGGGCCGGGTAGACGCTGGCCGCCAGGCCCACCAGCACGGCCAGTCCGATGGCCAGAACGGGCAGCAGCGGATCGCCGTGGGTGGCGTGGTGCGCCAGGGATGCGTCCACCTCGCCGATGATGAACAGGGGCAACGTCAACCGCGTCACCACCAAACCCAAAAGGTAGCCAAGAGCCCCCCCCACCAGGGAGAGAATCCCGGCCTCCAAAAAAATGATCCGCATCACGTGCCCGCGACGGTAGCCGATGGCCCGGAACACGCCGATTTCTGACGCCCGCTCGCGGACGTTGCCCATCATGGAGACCAGGACCATCAAGCCGGAAACCACGATGACCACGCCGCAGACGCCGTAGGCGAACTTCTCAAAGTGATCCATGGCCTGCATCCGGCTTTCCACCACCTGCTGGATGGCCATGACCTGGGTGTTCGGCAGGGCCATGGAGATGTGCTCCACCATTTCCTCGATGGGACAGCCGTGACACAGGGCCGCCACTTCGGCCATGGACACCAGCCCCTCCTTGTCCAGAATGCGCTGGGCCGTGCGCAGCGGGGTGAACAGCAGGTGATCGTCCTGGGATCCGGACGGTTCAAGGACCCCGGAGACCGTCAGTTCGTCCGCCTCCACTCGCAGGACATCGCCGGGACCGAGGGACAGGAGGCGGGCCGCTTCCGCTCCCAGCAGGATCTGGTTTTCGAGATCGGGAACCGTTCCCATGACGCGCCACCACGGCTTGAGTACCGCCGCGGCGGTGAAGTCCAGACCGGCCAACAGCACGTTGTGCCCTTGGGCCTGAACCACGCCCAGGACCACCGGCCCCAGGGCGGCGATATTCTGGCTGTAGGGAATGGTATAAACCTGTTGCAGCTCGTCCTCGTGGATCTTGCGCACGTCAAAGGACACGCCGCCCAGGGATATCCCGCCGTAACTCAGGGCCAGACTGTCGCTTTGCGGCAGGATGACGATGTTCGCCCCGTATTGCTCCAGTTGAAGCAGCATGTTCGCCGAGACGGCCTGACGCAAACCGAGCAGGGCGACCACCGTAGCCACGGCGATGAGCAGTCCGGTGAGCACGAAGGCGGCCTTGGCCTTTCTGCGCTTGATATTAGCGAAGGCGATGGAGTTGAGGTTCATCCGCGTCCGCTCCCTGGTCCGAAGTCGAAATACCTCCGACCTTCCAGCACGTCCCCGGCCCGGATGACCAGATCGCCCTCACGCGCCTGGCTGGCCAGGGGCGTGGGATTGCAGCCCCCGCGGACCTCCCCGATAATCCGGGACGGGAAGCGCATGCCGCAGTTGCGGCAGATCATCACGTCGCCATCCTGGACATAGCCCATGTCGGCCTGCCAGCAGACGTCGCAGGCGTCAAAAGCCGTGCGGATCATGCCGTCCGGGGTTCGCAGGACGAAATACCTGATGCCCACCCCGTCCTCCGTGCGCAGCACGAAATGCCTAGCCTGGCCGTCGGCGAACAGAGCCACGGAATGGACCAGGTCTCCGTTGACCGGCGTGACGAAAGTTGCCTCGGCGTTTGTGTCCTTTGGTCCGGAATGGGTGAACAGCAAGAGCAGAATCACCCCCGCGATCAGGATGCAGGCACCGAGCAGAATTTTTCGCGATGCCGGACTTCTTGATCCGGCCGACGACGAGCCCAACACCGAGGCCTTTTTGGCGGAGAGGCTTTGTTTTGATGAGGATTGATTGGGGGTATCTGACGTCATGGGACCTCCGAAGATGCTCGCGGATAAAGTTCAACTCGAATTCGGATAAAGAAGGTAAGGATTAGGCTTTGCGTTGGCAAGTCGAACAGTCCTACTGGACCACATATATCTTGGTAGCAAACCATTGATTGACCAATTATCAACAGCTTCCGCCCTCCACTTCGTATTGCCCCGTGCTACTTGTTCACGAAATCACAATCTCACCATCAAAAGCTGATTTTCCAGCTGATATTCTTGACAGCAAGCCCGTTGATAACATAGGAAGCATCCACCTTGTTCCAAAATGTGCAAAGTTGTCCTTGCAACGCAACCGTTCCTCTTTTTCAACCGGGTGTTTCCATTTAGCACAATGAACAACACATCCTTCTGGCTACGCCACCGCGGCCTGATCCTCCAGATCCTGCTCCTGTCGGCCATCTGGCTGATTCTCAGCGGCAGAACCGACGTCATCTACCTGTTTTGGGGAGCCATCTCCGTCGCCTTCGTCATCTGGCTCAGCGGCAGGCTCAACTCCATCCCCCTGGCCAAGGACGAACCCTGCGGCTCGACCCGGATCATCATCCCCAGGCTGATCGTCTACCTGTTCTGGCTGGTCTGGCAGATCATCAAGTCCGGGGTCTACGTGGCCTACGTGGTCCTGCATCCCAAGATGCCCATCGAACCAATGATCGTCCGTTTCACCTCAAAGCAGCCCAACGTTCTGGCCCGGGTCATCCTTGGCAACTCCATCACCCTGACCCCGGGCACCTTGACCCTGGACATTGACGACAATCTGTTCACGGTCCACGCCTTGACCCGGGACACCGAGGAGGATCTGGTCAGTGGCGACATGGAAGCCAGGGTGGCCCGGCTGTATATGCGGGAGTGTGAGAGTGAGGACATGTGCTGTGATATTGAACTGATCACTTCCGGACGGGGGAGATAGATGCAGACCTTTTTCATCACCATCGCCTTGGTTCTGTGCATTGCCCTGCTGATCCCGTTTTATCGGGTCTACAAGGGGCCGACGGTCTTCGACCGCCTGCTGGGATCCGCCGCTGTCGGAGCGAAGATCCTGACCCTGATCCTGCTCTTCGGCCTGATGTTCGATCGCCTGGACATGTTCATCGACATCTCACTGGGCTACGCCATCCTGAACTTCGTCGGCGTGATTGCCATGGCCAAATATTTTCGTTCCAGCGCGAGGGCCACGAAATGACCTTTCTTCAAGATGCACTGGCCGTGATTCTCGTCCTGGGCGGAACGTTCTTCATGCTCGTGGGCAGCATAGGCATCAATCGTCTGCCGGACTTCTTCACCCGGGCCCATGCCTCCGGGAAAGTGGACACCCTGGGGATATTGATGTTTCTCACCGGCCTAGCAGTATTCGAGGGATTCACCCTGAACGCGGCCAAACTCCTGCTGATCATCGTCTTCGTGGCCTTTACCAGCCCCGTCGCCGCCCACGCCCTGGCCCGCCGCGCCCTGCTCTACGGCATGAAGCCTTGGTACGGAAACCCTA contains:
- a CDS encoding ABC transporter permease, coding for MSSLTRKLLRELWGMRGQALAIAVVIAGGVATLIMSLTSLESLTMTRDAFYRDYRFSHVFASLKRAPISLEEQIRAIPGVQTVETRILAGANLDIPDYHDPATGLFLSLPDGRNAELNRLHLREGRLPRPGRDREAVIGEAFAEAHGFRPGDSLAAIINGRRQELTIVGIALSPEFIYHLKPGDLFPDFERHGIFWMNRAALAAAYDMDGAFNDVVLSLTRDARTGDVLEHLDLLLAPYGGQGAVGREDQLSHRYLSVELDQLATMATLFPTIFLGVAAFLLNVVFTRLISTQREQIAILKAFGYSNARIGTHYAQMVLLISLLGLVLGMAAGGWLGQQLAEIYRTFFRFPYLDYHLSPRVAALGALVTLAAGLFGALFALRGAVRLPPAEAMRPEPPPIFRTALVERLGARRLLGQTSRMVLRNMERRPVKTLLSVAGIGLACAILMVGRFQEGSVDYLIKVQYGLAQRDDLMVTFVEPTSRRVLFELAALPGVTLVEPMRIAGVRLHRGHVTHRTSIQGLEPDSDLRRILDDRLNVVALPDHGLVLSDYLADVLVVGPGDMVEVEFLEGRRERLEVPVAGIVREFTGSAAYMDLDALNRMLREGPAVSGAYLAVDPELRGEAVRALKDAPRAASVTDRQTAIRNFYDSMADIVLTFAFFSTLLAGSIAFGVVYNSARIALTERSREMASLRVLGFTRGEVGAILLGELALMTVMAIPLGFLIGIGLIAYIVHGIDSELYRIPMILEPRIFAFAATTILAASALSWLVVARRLNNLDLIGVLKTRD
- a CDS encoding ABC transporter ATP-binding protein; the encoded protein is MGEVEVFALRGVDLDLYRGEFVVLLGPSGSGKSTLLNILGGLDRPSSGTVRCQGLDLVQATERELTLFRRRVVGFVFQFYNLIPSLTARENVAIVTEISTDPMTPEDALSLVGLSERLDHFPAQLSGGEQQRVAIARAIAKRPEVLLCDEPTGALDSSTGIAVLEALNRANQDLGTTTAVITHNADIARMADRVISLSNGQIASVVVNRDKKAPRELSW
- a CDS encoding GyrI-like domain-containing protein, with translation MTTKPAISTTPVTLLDYRKRICEAMNYINQHLDRDLPLEEIARSAAFSSFHFHRIFTILTGESVAAFTRRLRLERAANKLEQAPHRGITDIALECGFSSSQNFAKAFRQRFGLSPSSYRKSKQGNTFGKQGNASSPDSPYAAGMLFTGSLLFHNPANEKELIMEGSIQEMPAYRVAYVRKLGAYGHETCEKAFGELMAWAGPRGYLESGTVLGVYWDNPEVTPPDKCRTDACISLPEGTVPDGGPGLQTLRGGPYAVCRFEIADTDFQMAWQEAFNWFMEKGYACDDGPCYERYHNNPGDHPEGKWIVDICIPLKPA
- a CDS encoding homoserine O-acetyltransferase, which translates into the protein MTQIVKRPETLPEIRPPEVRRLEPVRTQTVTFEGPGETLHLESGQTLHPVTVAYETYGQLNDARDNAVLVCHALSGDAHAAGYYGLEKDEKPGWWDVLIGPGKPLDTDKYFVISSNFLGGCKGTTGPSSINPATGKPYGLDFPFYTVKDMVQVQRRLLKYLGVPRLLAVIGGSLGGMQVLQWAISFPEMVRGAIPIATTARLSPQAIAFNEVARQAIMSDPDWNGGDYSLDAQPERGLGLARMIGHITYLSEQAMLRKFSRRYINGQGRTFCLTKDFQVESYLHHQGSSFVRRFDANTYLYITRAMDYFDLEAAYGRLSTAFSGCRCPFLVASFTSDWLFPPEQSRELVQALRRVGLDVSYCNIESDQGHDAFLLPGHRMGDVVAGFLERLTRMAAS
- the metW gene encoding methionine biosynthesis protein MetW, coding for MNAHRVTPQQVDWSRSRPRDRALDRSIISLTPQGARVLDLGCGNGDLLLRLKADREVEERGVELEPGAVAECLSRGLSVIQADLEESLTDLREGAFDVVVLNQVLLATARPLHLLTEALRVGRRVLVSFPNFTYWRIRSQIVFKGRLPVNPTLPYQWYDTPNIRLATVKDFRALCQDKRWKVHKELFVNLDRQDHPRTVRFWPNMRAALALFALERG
- a CDS encoding ABC transporter ATP-binding protein, which gives rise to MSDIIATNLSKQYGQGEAAVTALDKVGLRIATGEFVAVMGQSGSGKSTLLSILGALNTPTSGTLTVDDLNIYDLNQDQRADFRREYLGFVFQSFHLLPYLNVLENVMIPLAVISEPRKRKEERALSALAEMGLDKKARRLPSEISGGEQERVAIARAVVNDPPILLADEPTGNLDSKTGGEVMDLLVRLNAKGRTIVMVTHSEENARHAGRILRLADGRLLGESGRP
- a CDS encoding ABC transporter permease; the encoded protein is MNLNSIAFANIKRRKAKAAFVLTGLLIAVATVVALLGLRQAVSANMLLQLEQYGANIVILPQSDSLALSYGGISLGGVSFDVRKIHEDELQQVYTIPYSQNIAALGPVVLGVVQAQGHNVLLAGLDFTAAAVLKPWWRVMGTVPDLENQILLGAEAARLLSLGPGDVLRVEADELTVSGVLEPSGSQDDHLLFTPLRTAQRILDKEGLVSMAEVAALCHGCPIEEMVEHISMALPNTQVMAIQQVVESRMQAMDHFEKFAYGVCGVVIVVSGLMVLVSMMGNVRERASEIGVFRAIGYRRGHVMRIIFLEAGILSLVGGALGYLLGLVVTRLTLPLFIIGEVDASLAHHATHGDPLLPVLAIGLAVLVGLAASVYPALMASRMDPNEALRAM
- a CDS encoding DUF2318 domain-containing protein, whose translation is MTSDTPNQSSSKQSLSAKKASVLGSSSAGSRSPASRKILLGACILIAGVILLLLFTHSGPKDTNAEATFVTPVNGDLVHSVALFADGQARHFVLRTEDGVGIRYFVLRTPDGMIRTAFDACDVCWQADMGYVQDGDVMICRNCGMRFPSRIIGEVRGGCNPTPLASQAREGDLVIRAGDVLEGRRYFDFGPGSGRG
- a CDS encoding Na+/H+ antiporter subunit E, with protein sequence MNNTSFWLRHRGLILQILLLSAIWLILSGRTDVIYLFWGAISVAFVIWLSGRLNSIPLAKDEPCGSTRIIIPRLIVYLFWLVWQIIKSGVYVAYVVLHPKMPIEPMIVRFTSKQPNVLARVILGNSITLTPGTLTLDIDDNLFTVHALTRDTEEDLVSGDMEARVARLYMRECESEDMCCDIELITSGRGR
- a CDS encoding monovalent cation/H+ antiporter complex subunit F, with the protein product MQTFFITIALVLCIALLIPFYRVYKGPTVFDRLLGSAAVGAKILTLILLFGLMFDRLDMFIDISLGYAILNFVGVIAMAKYFRSSARATK
- the mnhG gene encoding monovalent cation/H(+) antiporter subunit G, encoding MTFLQDALAVILVLGGTFFMLVGSIGINRLPDFFTRAHASGKVDTLGILMFLTGLAVFEGFTLNAAKLLLIIVFVAFTSPVAAHALARRALLYGMKPWYGNPKNEG